In one window of Gossypium arboreum isolate Shixiya-1 chromosome 4, ASM2569848v2, whole genome shotgun sequence DNA:
- the LOC108489900 gene encoding integrin-linked protein kinase 1 has protein sequence MDSTTGCKSPVRFTLGKQSSLAPDREGSSRGAIEAAIDPRVRLMYMANEGDLEGIKELLDSGTNVNFKDIDGRTALHVAACQGLTDVVRLLLDRGADVDSKDRWGSTPLADAIYYKNQDVIKLLEKHGAKPPIAPMHVQNSREVPEYEIDPSELDFSNSVNITKGTFRVASWRGIKVAVKTLGEEVFTDEEKVKAFRDELALLQKIRHPNVVQFLGAVTQSSPMIIVTEYLPKGDLRAYLKLKGALKLKLAVKFALDIARGMNYLHEHKPEAIIHRDLEPSNILRDDSGHLKVADFGVSKLLKVANRVKEDKPVTSQETSWRYVAPEVYRNEEYDTKVDVFSFALILQEMIEGFPPFHAKQEYEVPKAYVENERPPFRAPAKCYAYGLRDLIEECWSEEPFRRPIFRQIITRLDDINNQLAHKGNWKVGPLKCLKNFENMLKRDRLNPSSRTTRSTTR, from the exons ATGGACTCCACCACCGGCTGCAAGTCGCCAGTTCGATTTACCCTGGGCAAGCAATCGTCGCTGGCGCCCGACCGGGAAGGTTCGTCTCGTGGAGCCATCGAGGCGGCGATAGACCCGAGGGTGAGGCTAATGTACATGGCTAACGAGGGGGATCTGGAAGGGATTAAGGAGCTCTTGGACTCTGGCACCAATGTTAACTTCAAAGATATTGACGGTAGGACCGCCCTCCATGTCGCCGCCTGCCAGGGCCTTACTGATGTCGTCCGGTTGCTCCTTGATCGTGGCGCCGATGTCGATTCTAAAGATCGCTGGGGCAGCACT CCACTTGCAGATGCGATTTACTATAAGAATCAAGATGTGATCAAGCTTTTGGAGAAGCATGGTGCAAAGCCTCCG ATAGCCCCGATGCATGTTCAAAATTCTCGGGAAGTGCCAGAATATGAGATTGATCCTAGTGAACTCGACTTTTCTAACAGTGTCAATATCACAAAG GGAACATTTCGTGTAGCTTCTTGGCGAGGCATTAAAGTTGCTGTTAAAACACTGGGAGAGGAAGTTTTTACTGATGAGGAAAAAGT AAAGGCATTCAGAGATGAGCTCGCATTGCTTCAGAAGATACGACATCCAAATGTTGTCCAATTTCTGGGTGCTGTAACTCAAAGCAGTCCAATGATAATTGTTACAGAATACTTACCCAAG GGAGATCTTCGAGCATATTTGAAGCTAAAAGGCGCATTGAAGCTAAAACTTGCTGTTAAGTTTGCACTTGATATTGCTAG GGGAATGAATTATTTGCATGAGCATAAACCTGAAGCAATAATTCACCGAGATCTTGAGCCTTC AAACATACTGCGGGATGATTCTGGGCATTTGAAAGTTGCTGACTTTGGAGTCAGCAAGCTGCTCAAGGTTGCAAACAGAGTTAAAGAAGACAAACCTGTGACATCTCAAGAGACTTCTT GGAGATATGTGGCACCTGAAGTTTATAGGAATGAAGAGTATGATACTAAAGTTGATGTGTTTTCATTTGCTTTGATATTACAAGAG ATGATTGAAGGTTTTCCACCATTTCATGCAAAGCAAGAATATGAAGTTCCTAAAGCATATGTTGAGAATGAGCGCCCACCATTTCGAGCTCCTGCAAAGTGCTATGCTTATGGATTAAGAGA TTTAATTGAGGAATGCTGGAGTGAGGAGCCATTCAGGAGACCAATATTCAGGCAGATAATAACAAGGCTAGATGACATAAATAACCAACTTGCACATAAGGGGAATTGGAAG GTTGGACCGCTCAAATGTCTAAAGAATTTCGAGAATATGCTGAAGAGAGATCGTCTAAATCCTAGTAGTCGTACAACTCGCTCCACAACCAGATGA
- the LOC108453838 gene encoding zinc finger BED domain-containing protein RICESLEEPER 2-like, producing MDMSDAVIVNSSRLKSIVWNDFDRVKKGDTFVAICRHCKKKLSGSSTSGTSHLRNHLIRCQRRSNHGVAQYFSAKDKKKEGSLALVTIDQEQKNDEVLSIVNLRYEQEQIKSEHVGIGSNSLDQRRSQFDLARMIILHNYPLAMVEHVGFKIFVRNLQPLFELATRNKVEADCMEIYAKEKQKVYEIFDKLPGKISVSADVWTASEDDAAYLSLAAHYIDENWQLKKKNLNFVTIDPSYTEDMHSEVIMNCLMDWDIDRKLFSMIFDSFTSDNIVERIRDRLSQNRFLYCNGQLFDVRCAVDLLNRMAHDALEALCEITQKIRESIRYVKSSEATQATFNELADEVQVETKKCLCIDNPLKWNSTYFMLEAALEYRKVFSCLRDRDPVNMKFLLSDPEWDRLITVTSFLKLFVEVTNVFTRSKYPTANIFFPEICDIHLQLIEWCKNPDEYISSLALKMRRKFEEYCYKCSSGLAVAAMLDPRFKMKLLEYYYPQLYGDSATELIDDVFECIKSLYNEHSIVSPLASSIDQGLDWQASGISGSGKDSRDRLMGFDKYLHETCQAEGSSSDLDKYLEEPLFPRNVDFNVLNWWKVHTPRYPILSMMARNILGIPISKVAAESRFDTGGRVLDHNWSSLPPTTIQALMCSQDWIRSELES from the coding sequence ATGGATATGTCTGATGCAGTCATAGTAAATTCGAGCAGATTGAAATCTATTGTCTGGAATGACTTCGATAGGGTTAAAAAGGGTGACACATTTGTGGCCATTTGTAGGCATTGTAAGAAGAAGCTTAGTGGATCAAGTACTAGTGGAACCTCGCATCTGAGGAACCATTTAATTAGGTGTCAAAGGAGATCCAATCATGGTGTAGCTCAATACTTTTCTGCTAAAGATAAGAAAAAGGAAGGTTCTCTTGCCCTTGTAACTATTGATCAAGAGCAGAAGAACGATGAAGTGCTTAGCATTGTGAATCTTAGATATGAACAGGAGCAGATTAAAAGTGAGCATGTTGGCATTGGTAGTAATAGCTTGGATCAAAGGCGGAGCCAGTTTGATCTTGCCCGCATGATCATATTGCATAACTATCCTTTGGCTATGGTGGAGCATGTTGGGTTCAAGATTTTTGTCAGGAATCTACAGCCTTTGTTTGAACTTGCGACTCGTAATAAAGTTGAAGCTGATTGCATGGAAATCTATGCGAAGGAGAAGCAAAAGGTGTATGAAATTTTTGATAAGTTGCCTGGAAAAATCAGTGTATCTGCTGATGTGTGGACTGCTTCTGAAGATGATGCTGCATACCTGAGTTTGGCAGCACACTATATCGATGAGAATTGGCAGTTAAAAAAGAAGAATTTGAATTTTGTTACTATTGATCCTTCTTATACAGAAGACATGCATTCAGAAGTTATAATGAATTGTCTGATGGATTGGGATATAGATCGTAAGTTGTTCTCTATGATATTTGATAGTTTTACCAGTGATAACATTGTTGAAAGAATCAGAGATCGGCTGTCCCAAAATAGGTTCCTTTATTGTAATGGTCAACTATTTGATGTTCGATGTGCCGTAGATCTTCTCAATCGTATGGCTCATGATGCCTTGGAAGCTCTCTGTGAGATTACCCAGAAAATACGGGAAAGCATTCGCTATGTTAAAAGTTCAGAAGCAACACAAGCTACTTTCAATGAGCTGGCTGATGAAGTTCAGGTTGAAACTAAAAAATGCCTATGTATTGACAATCCATTGAAATGGAACTCGACATATTTTATGCTAGAAGCTGCCTTAGAATACAGGAAAGTTTTCTCCTGTCTACGAGATCGTGACCCTGTCAACATGAAGTTTCTACTATCTGATCCTGAATGGGATAGACTGATTACCGTTACTAGCTTCTTAAAGCTGTTTGTTGAAGTTACTAATGTTTTTACAAGAAGCAAGTATCCAACTGCAAATATATTTTTCCCTGAGATATGTGATATTCACTTGCAGTTGATTGAATGGTGCAAGAATCCTGATGAATATATTAGTTCGTTGGCTCTAAAGATGAGAAGGAAGTTTGAAGAGTACTGCTATAAGTGCAGTTCGGGTTTGGCAGTTGCAGCTATGTTAGATCCTCGATTCAAAATGAAGCTCTTGGAGTATTACTACCCACAGCTATATGGTGATAGTGCCACAGAGCTTATTGATGATGTTTTTGAGTGTATTAAATCACTTTACAATGAACATTCTATCGTCTCCCCATTAGCATCTTCTATCGATCAGGGACTGGATTGGCAAGCAAGTGGTATTTCCGGTTCTGGAAAAGATTCTAGGGATAGGTTGATGGGGTTTGACAAGTACCTTCACGAAACTTGTCAAGCTGAGGGCTCTAGTTCTGATTTAGACAAGTACCTGGAGGAACCACTGTTTCCCCGAAACGTTGATTTCAACGTATTGAATTGGTGGAAGGTTCACACTCCACGGTATCCTATTCTATCTATGATGGCACGCAATATTCTAGGAATTCCTATATCCAAAGTTGCAGCAGAATCAAGATTTGACACCGGAGGAAGGGTGCTTGATCATAACTGGAGCTCATTGCCTCCAACTACAATTCAAGCCCTCATGTGTTCGCAAGATTGGATAAGGAGTGAACTCGAGAGCTAG
- the LOC108453759 gene encoding V-type proton ATPase subunit D: MSGQSQRLNVVPTVTMLGIMKARLVGATRGHALLKKKSDALTVQFRQILKKIVSTKESMGEIMKTSSFSLTEAKYVAGENIKHVVLENVQNASLKVRSRQENVAGVKLPKFEYFTEGETKNDLTGLARGGQQVQQCRAAYVKAIEVLVELASLQTSFLTLDEAIKTTNRRVNALENVVKPRLENTISYIKGELDELEREDFFRLKKIQGYKKREIERQLAEAKLFAEEQVAEKVSLRKGVSINSAHNMLSAAREKDEDIIF, encoded by the coding sequence ATGTCCGGTCAATCCCAGCGCTTGAATGTGGTTCCAACTGTTACAATGCTTGGAATCATGAAAGCTCGGCTTGTGGGTGCTACAAGAGGTCATGCACTTCTCAAGAAAAAGAGTGATGCCCTTACTGTACAATTTCGTCAGATCCTTAAGAAGATAGTATCTACAAAAGAATCAATGGGAGAGATTATGAAAACCTCTTCATTTTCCCTAACTGAGGCCAAGTATGTTGCTGGTGAGAACATCAAGCATGTTGTCCTTGAGAATGTTCAAAATGCTTCTCTTAAAGTTCGGTCCCGACAAGAGAATGTTGCTGGAGTGAAACTTCCCAAGTTTGAGTATTTCACTGAAGGTGAGACCAAGAATGATCTGACTGGTTTGGCCAGAGGTGGGCAACAGGTCCAACAGTGTCGTGCTGCTTATGTGAAAGCAATTGAGGTTCTAGTTGAGCTTGCTTCTCTTCAGACATCATTCTTGACACTTGACGAGGCAATCAAGACTACAAATCGCAGGGTTAATGCTTTGGAGAATGTTGTGAAGCCAAGGTTGGAGAATACCATAAGTTACATCAAGGGAGAGTTGGATGAGCTTGAAAGGGAGGATTTCTTCAGGTTAAAGAAGATACAAGGTTATAAGAAGAGGGAGATAGAGAGACAGCTTGCAGAGGCCAAGCTGTTTGCTGAGGAACAGGTTGCTGAGAAGGTTTCCTTGAGAAAAGGGGTCTCTATAAATTCAGCTCACAATATGCTATCCGCAGCCAGGGAGAAGGATGAAGATATTATTTTCTAA